The Triticum aestivum cultivar Chinese Spring chromosome 7B, IWGSC CS RefSeq v2.1, whole genome shotgun sequence genome window below encodes:
- the LOC123161909 gene encoding uncharacterized protein: MVFWQKRGWGCGCTWTKVALWLAFLLLAGGLIVPFVVIKPPTATADYGFLTRFELSPSPNSTAKKPLLQLLSYNAMVHIALPNPNLYRGITCRALAALSFNGTRFDESSAVGVEDLYLDAQEEKTVRLEVAGVDRKLTAAGAAEFARQKEAGTFEVEVRLDAVVRYDMARKTWCPLDIKA; encoded by the coding sequence ATGGTCTTCTGGCAGAAGCGCGGGTGGGGCTGCGGGTGCACCTGGACCAAGGTTGCCCTCTGGTTGGCGTTCCTGCTCCTCGCCGGGGGCCTCATCGTCCCCTTCGTCGTCATCAAGCCGCCGACCGCCACCGCCGACTACGGCTTCCTCACCCGCTTCGAGCTCTCCCCGTCCCCAAACTCCACGGCGAAGAAGCCGCTCCTCCAGCTCCTGTCGTACAACGCCATGGTGCACATTGCCCTGCCCAACCCCAACCTGTACCGGGGCATCACGTGTCGCGCCCTCGCGGCCCTCTCCTTCAACGGCACCCGCTTCGACGAGTCCAGTGCCGTGGGGGTGGAGGACCTCTACCTCGACGCACAGGAGGAGAAAACGGTACGCCTCGAGGTCGCCGGGGTCGACCGCAAGCTGACGGCGGCCGGTGCGGCGGAGTTCGCCAGGCAGAAGGAGGCCGGCACGTTCGAGGTGGAGGTGCGGCTGGACGCGGTGGTGCGGTACGACATGGCCCGCAAGACGTGGTGTCCCCTGGATATTAAGGCCTAG